In a genomic window of Pseudoxanthomonas indica:
- the tesB gene encoding acyl-CoA thioesterase II: protein MSPTPEPVVSELIDLLSLERLEDNLFRGQSRDIGTKYVFGGQVLGQALSAAQATVAGEGERRAHSLHAYFLRAGNIEAPIVYEVDRTRDGGSFSVRRVTAIQHGRVVFFCAASFQAEEPSAEHQLGMPEVPQPEDVDPSPQVPAEVMATLPIKVQRWLSRRGPFEFRHVYPRDELNPPKRPPFQQVWFRLAEKVGDSPELHRALLAYASDFQLLGTATYPHGISYYQPNVQMASLDHALWFHRPFRADDWLLYSIDSPSAQSSRGLARGQIFDRHGRLVASTAQEGLIRVVPDAEAAALVPAKD from the coding sequence GTGTCCCCGACGCCTGAACCCGTAGTCAGCGAGCTGATCGACCTGCTCTCGCTGGAGCGCCTGGAAGACAACCTGTTCCGTGGCCAGAGCCGCGACATCGGCACCAAGTACGTGTTTGGCGGGCAGGTGCTGGGCCAGGCGCTGTCGGCCGCGCAGGCCACGGTGGCCGGTGAAGGCGAGCGCCGCGCGCATTCGCTGCACGCCTACTTCCTGCGCGCCGGCAATATCGAAGCGCCGATCGTCTACGAGGTCGACCGCACCCGCGACGGCGGCAGTTTCTCGGTGCGCCGGGTCACCGCCATCCAGCATGGGCGGGTGGTGTTTTTCTGCGCCGCCTCGTTCCAGGCCGAAGAACCCTCCGCCGAGCACCAGTTGGGCATGCCGGAAGTGCCGCAGCCGGAAGACGTGGACCCTTCGCCGCAGGTGCCGGCCGAAGTGATGGCGACCCTGCCGATCAAGGTGCAGCGTTGGCTGTCGCGACGCGGGCCGTTCGAGTTCCGCCACGTGTATCCGCGCGACGAACTCAATCCGCCCAAGCGCCCGCCGTTCCAGCAGGTGTGGTTCCGGCTGGCGGAAAAGGTCGGCGATTCGCCCGAGCTGCATCGCGCCCTGCTGGCGTATGCCTCGGATTTCCAGCTGCTCGGCACGGCGACCTATCCGCATGGCATCAGCTATTACCAGCCCAACGTGCAGATGGCCTCGCTGGATCACGCGCTGTGGTTCCATCGCCCGTTCCGTGCCGACGACTGGCTGCTGTATTCCATCGACAGCCCCAGCGCGCAGAGTTCGCGCGGATTGGCGCGCGGGCAGATTTTCGATCGCCATGGCCGCCTGGTCGCCAGCACCGCGCAGGAAGGCTTGATCCGGGTCGTGCCGGATGCCGAAGCCGCCGCGCTGGTGCCGGCCAAGGACTGA
- a CDS encoding N-acetylmuramoyl-L-alanine amidase has translation MPEPALSLPLHVDPLPYQDRLEPRDPASIDLVVIHCTELPDLAMARQFGEEVRYPSGTGNSGHYYIDRDGSLHQYVDPAFIAHHVRGYNPRAIGIELVNSGRCPNWLARDAQQMDETYPDAQIQALIALLRWLCERYPSLRHIEGHEDLDTTTEPASDDPSVQVQRKLDPGPHFPWPQVLAATDLQRGRLPSR, from the coding sequence ATGCCCGAGCCTGCCCTGTCCTTGCCGCTGCACGTGGATCCGCTGCCGTACCAGGATCGACTGGAGCCGCGCGATCCCGCCAGCATCGATCTGGTGGTCATCCACTGCACCGAGCTGCCCGACCTGGCGATGGCGCGGCAGTTTGGCGAGGAAGTGCGCTACCCCTCCGGCACCGGCAACAGCGGCCACTACTACATCGATCGCGACGGCAGCCTGCACCAGTACGTGGACCCGGCCTTCATCGCCCACCACGTGCGTGGCTACAACCCGCGCGCCATCGGCATCGAGCTGGTCAACAGCGGGCGCTGCCCGAATTGGCTGGCGCGGGATGCGCAGCAGATGGACGAAACCTATCCCGACGCCCAGATCCAGGCGCTGATTGCCCTGCTGCGCTGGCTGTGCGAACGCTATCCCTCGCTGCGCCATATCGAGGGCCACGAGGATCTGGACACCACCACCGAGCCGGCCAGTGATGACCCCTCGGTGCAGGTGCAACGCAAGTTGGATCCGGGTCCGCACTTCCCCTGGCCGCAGGTGCTGGCGGCGACGGATCTGCAGCGCGGCCGCCTGCCGTCGCGATAG
- a CDS encoding MOSC domain-containing protein yields MPLNPESPLAKLMAELPRQGQVLWIGLRPSREAPMVAVEQVQAHGGGGLEGDRYKGSNGKRGITLIQAEHLPVIAALAARPDLQQAWLRRNVVVSGIPLVALKGRRFRIGNVVLEGTEDCDPCSRMEDALGPGGYNAMRGHGGLCARIIEGGDFRIGDPVEAL; encoded by the coding sequence ATGCCACTCAATCCCGAATCGCCCCTGGCCAAGCTGATGGCCGAACTGCCGCGCCAGGGCCAGGTGCTGTGGATTGGCCTGCGGCCGTCGCGCGAAGCGCCGATGGTGGCGGTCGAGCAGGTGCAGGCCCATGGTGGCGGCGGCCTGGAAGGCGACCGCTACAAGGGCAGCAATGGCAAGCGTGGCATCACCCTGATCCAGGCCGAGCACCTGCCGGTCATCGCCGCGCTGGCGGCGCGACCGGATCTGCAGCAGGCCTGGCTGCGCCGCAACGTGGTGGTGTCGGGCATTCCGCTGGTCGCGCTCAAGGGTCGTCGCTTCCGCATTGGCAACGTGGTGCTGGAAGGCACCGAAGACTGCGACCCCTGCTCGCGCATGGAAGATGCGCTCGGCCCGGGCGGTTACAACGCCATGCGCGGCCACGGCGGCCTGTGCGCGCGGATCATCGAAGGTGGCGACTTCCGCATCGGCGATCCGGTCGAGGCGCTGTGA
- a CDS encoding alpha/beta fold hydrolase has protein sequence MMRGHCILSHGFESGPDATKVTALAEVAERLGWTHERPDYTDLDARRDISSLGDVPARLERLHALASAAAARGPLVLAGSSLGAYIAGRVSLQVPVHGLFLLAPPTTMGPLPDLDAAPIPISIIHGWDDELIPAQAVVDWALPRRARLLLVDDSHRLSSHVEASAQLFSQLLASL, from the coding sequence GTGATGCGCGGCCACTGCATCCTCTCGCATGGCTTTGAAAGCGGCCCCGACGCAACCAAGGTCACCGCGCTGGCCGAAGTGGCCGAGCGCCTGGGCTGGACCCACGAGCGCCCGGACTACACCGATCTGGATGCGCGCCGCGACATCAGCTCGCTCGGCGATGTGCCGGCGCGGCTGGAACGCCTGCATGCCCTGGCCAGCGCCGCCGCCGCGCGCGGCCCACTGGTGCTGGCCGGCTCCAGCCTGGGCGCCTACATCGCCGGACGCGTGTCGCTGCAAGTGCCGGTGCATGGCCTGTTCCTGCTGGCGCCGCCGACCACCATGGGGCCGCTGCCGGATCTGGATGCCGCGCCCATCCCGATCTCCATCATCCATGGCTGGGATGACGAACTGATTCCCGCGCAGGCCGTGGTCGACTGGGCGCTGCCGCGCCGCGCGCGCCTGCTGCTGGTGGATGACAGCCATCGCCTGTCCAGCCATGTCGAAGCCTCCGCACAGCTGTTCTCGCAGTTGCTGGCCTCGCTGTAA